One genomic segment of Microcella indica includes these proteins:
- a CDS encoding GMC family oxidoreductase N-terminal domain-containing protein, whose product MTTAPEHERHVDVLVIGSGFGGAVAALRLVEKGYSVAVLEAGRRFADDEFARTSWSLRKYFWAPALGLLGIQRIHLLDDVMILAGAGVGGGSLVYANTLYRPSSDAFYRDRQWAHIADWRAELDPYYDQASRMLGVTTNPTITPADEVMQKVAADLGVSDTFRRTPVGVFFGEGAGVESPDPYFGGAGPARAGCRECGECMTGCRHNAKNTLVKNYLHLAEAAGAQVHERTTVTRVTPRRPHPERDKSGAQGRVPHAPAPIRARSGTAGAGGYLVTTRATGAGRRSERRWTADQVVVAAGAWGTQQLLHRMKAEDHLPGISDRLGTLTRTNSEALGGASTALRRSRGVDYTRGVAITSSIHPDEHTHVEPCRYGHGSNALALLATLAVPGGRRTPRWLLWIGQLLRHPGRVASMAFGLGSWSRRSIVGLVMQTRDNSLTVRASRGAFGRFRLRSQQGHGEPNPTYILQANETYALMAKHMNGFPQSGISEVVDVPMTAHFLGGCAIGDSPESGVVDAYHRVFGHEGLHVVDGSAISANLGVNPSLTITAQAERAFALWPNRGERDARPALGEQYHPVPPVAPRSPVVPPGAPAELRLPVPLGIPRVGRKA is encoded by the coding sequence GTGACGACCGCGCCCGAGCACGAGCGGCACGTCGATGTGCTCGTCATCGGCTCGGGGTTCGGCGGCGCCGTCGCCGCGCTGCGCCTCGTCGAGAAGGGATACTCGGTCGCCGTGCTCGAGGCCGGTCGCCGGTTCGCCGATGACGAGTTCGCGCGCACCTCGTGGAGTCTGCGCAAGTACTTCTGGGCTCCCGCGCTCGGCCTGCTCGGCATCCAGCGCATCCACCTGCTCGACGACGTCATGATCCTCGCGGGCGCGGGCGTCGGCGGTGGCTCGCTCGTCTACGCCAACACGCTCTACCGACCGTCGAGCGACGCGTTCTACCGCGACCGGCAGTGGGCTCACATCGCCGACTGGCGAGCCGAGCTCGACCCCTACTACGACCAGGCCTCGCGGATGCTCGGGGTCACGACCAACCCCACGATCACGCCCGCCGACGAGGTCATGCAGAAGGTCGCCGCCGACCTCGGCGTCTCCGACACCTTCCGCCGCACGCCCGTGGGCGTGTTCTTCGGCGAGGGCGCTGGTGTCGAGTCGCCCGACCCGTACTTCGGCGGTGCCGGCCCGGCCCGCGCCGGCTGCCGCGAGTGCGGCGAGTGCATGACGGGCTGCCGCCACAACGCGAAGAACACGCTCGTCAAGAACTACCTGCACCTGGCCGAGGCGGCTGGCGCACAGGTGCACGAACGCACCACGGTGACCCGAGTAACCCCCCGCCGCCCCCACCCCGAACGGGACAAATCTGGCGCACAGGGGCGCGTGCCCCACGCCCCAGCGCCGATTCGCGCCAGATCTGGCACAGCTGGGGCGGGTGGGTACCTCGTGACCACGCGTGCAACCGGCGCCGGGCGGCGCAGCGAGCGGCGGTGGACGGCCGACCAGGTGGTCGTCGCGGCGGGAGCCTGGGGCACGCAGCAGCTGCTGCACCGCATGAAGGCGGAAGACCATCTGCCGGGCATCTCCGACCGGTTGGGCACGCTCACCCGCACCAATTCGGAGGCCCTCGGCGGAGCATCCACGGCCCTGCGCCGCAGCCGCGGCGTCGACTACACGCGGGGCGTCGCGATCACGTCGTCGATCCACCCCGACGAGCACACGCACGTGGAGCCCTGCCGGTACGGCCACGGCTCGAACGCGCTCGCCCTGCTCGCGACGCTCGCCGTTCCCGGCGGCCGCCGCACCCCGCGCTGGCTCCTCTGGATCGGCCAGCTGCTGCGCCACCCCGGCCGCGTCGCCTCGATGGCGTTCGGGCTCGGCAGCTGGTCGCGCCGCTCGATCGTCGGCCTCGTCATGCAGACCCGGGACAACTCGCTCACGGTGCGCGCGAGCCGCGGCGCCTTCGGGCGCTTCCGCCTGAGGTCGCAGCAGGGGCACGGCGAGCCGAACCCCACCTACATTCTGCAGGCGAACGAGACCTACGCACTCATGGCGAAGCACATGAACGGGTTCCCGCAGTCGGGCATCAGCGAGGTCGTCGACGTGCCCATGACGGCGCACTTCCTGGGCGGCTGCGCCATCGGCGACTCCCCCGAGTCGGGAGTCGTCGACGCGTACCACCGCGTCTTCGGGCACGAGGGCCTGCACGTCGTCGACGGCTCGGCGATCTCGGCGAACCTCGGCGTGAACCCCTCGCTCACGATCACCGCGCAGGCGGAGCGCGCCTTCGCCCTGTGGCCGAATCGCGGCGAACGGGATGCTCGTCCCGCGCTCGGCGAGCAGTACCACCCCGTTCCGCCGGTCGCTCCGCGGTCGCCCGTGGTGCCGCCCGGCGCTCCCGCCGAGTTGCGCCTCCCCGTGCCGCTGGGCATCCCGCGCGTCGGCCGGAAGGCTTAG
- a CDS encoding aldehyde dehydrogenase family protein, which yields MPPSNADHSPRVDALRAGAQRWVELPLASKRDLLRSVRAATLAAAADWVRTACEIKGIDPDSPAAGEEWSTGPYSLITATSAMEKTLKLLDAGRSPVSEVEIGRAPGGRTTLRVFPYVAKDAVLQDYEARVWLRPGVSLDEVRAGIARELRRRDPQPRLTLVLGAGNITAIPALDVLSALYQENSAVLVKLNPITDPLRPALEAAFAPLIDLGVVAVVSGDRDLGEALVTDDRVDRVHLTGSRHTHDAIVWGDGEDAARRRAAGEPRLSKPVTSELGGVGPAIIVPEETWSDDNVDAVARDIATQRLHNSGFNCVATQIVVIPEAWGKADAFVDRLRHHLAIAPTRPAYYPGASSRQLAVVTVHPHANVLGGDPNVPRTLVDHLDPLDADEHLFTQEAFGPVLGVVRLPGTREPEPYLAAAIEFANERLAGTLSASIHLHPTTRDALGVAFDDLVAQLRYGTIGINAWGGTVFGMPGGTWGAFPGHTLAEVGSGLGIVHNALLLDPDHVERTVAEGPWRAHPTPLWYVGNRTAHVTARRLTRFAGIDSWAIAAPIGAAALDSYRKG from the coding sequence GTGCCCCCGTCGAACGCCGATCACTCACCCCGTGTGGATGCCCTGCGCGCGGGAGCGCAACGGTGGGTCGAGCTGCCCCTCGCGAGCAAGCGCGACCTCCTGCGCAGCGTGCGGGCCGCCACTCTCGCCGCCGCAGCCGACTGGGTGCGCACGGCCTGCGAGATCAAGGGCATCGACCCCGATTCTCCGGCCGCGGGTGAGGAGTGGTCGACGGGCCCCTACTCGCTCATCACGGCGACGAGCGCGATGGAGAAGACCCTCAAGCTGCTCGACGCGGGGCGCTCCCCCGTGTCCGAGGTCGAGATCGGCCGGGCTCCTGGAGGCCGCACGACTCTGCGCGTCTTCCCCTACGTGGCGAAGGATGCCGTCCTGCAGGACTACGAGGCGCGTGTGTGGCTGCGACCCGGCGTCTCGCTCGACGAGGTGCGCGCCGGCATCGCGCGCGAGCTGCGTCGACGCGACCCCCAGCCGCGACTGACGCTCGTCCTCGGGGCCGGCAATATCACCGCGATCCCCGCCCTCGACGTGCTGAGCGCGCTCTACCAGGAGAACTCGGCCGTCCTCGTCAAGCTCAACCCGATCACCGACCCGTTGCGGCCGGCGCTCGAGGCCGCGTTCGCGCCGCTCATCGACCTCGGTGTCGTGGCGGTCGTCTCGGGCGACCGCGACCTCGGCGAGGCTCTCGTCACAGACGATCGCGTGGATCGCGTCCACCTCACGGGCAGCCGCCACACCCACGATGCGATCGTGTGGGGTGACGGTGAGGATGCCGCCCGTCGCCGCGCGGCGGGCGAGCCCCGGCTCTCCAAACCCGTCACGAGCGAGCTCGGCGGCGTGGGCCCGGCGATCATCGTGCCCGAGGAGACCTGGAGCGACGACAACGTCGACGCCGTCGCCCGCGACATCGCGACGCAGCGCCTGCACAATTCGGGGTTCAACTGCGTGGCGACCCAGATCGTCGTGATCCCGGAAGCCTGGGGCAAGGCCGATGCCTTCGTCGACCGGCTGCGCCACCACCTGGCGATCGCACCGACGCGGCCCGCCTACTACCCGGGGGCTTCGAGCCGGCAGCTCGCCGTCGTCACCGTGCACCCGCACGCCAATGTGCTCGGCGGCGACCCGAACGTGCCCCGCACCCTCGTCGATCACCTCGACCCGCTGGACGCGGACGAGCACCTGTTCACGCAGGAGGCGTTCGGGCCCGTGCTCGGCGTCGTGCGGCTGCCCGGCACGCGCGAGCCCGAACCGTACCTGGCTGCGGCGATCGAGTTCGCCAACGAGCGCCTCGCGGGCACCCTGAGCGCGAGCATCCATCTTCATCCGACCACGCGGGACGCCCTGGGTGTCGCCTTCGACGACCTCGTCGCGCAGCTGCGCTACGGAACGATCGGCATCAACGCGTGGGGCGGCACCGTCTTCGGGATGCCCGGAGGCACGTGGGGCGCCTTCCCCGGCCACACCCTCGCCGAGGTCGGCAGCGGCCTCGGCATCGTGCACAACGCCCTGCTGCTCGACCCCGACCACGTGGAGCGCACCGTCGCGGAGGGGCCGTGGCGCGCGCATCCCACCCCCCTCTGGTACGTCGGCAACCGCACCGCGCACGTGACCGCCCGCCGCCTCACGCGTTTCGCGGGCATCGACTCGTGGGCGATCGCCGCCCCGATCGGTGCCGCCGCGCTCGACAGCTACCGCAAGGGCTGA
- a CDS encoding MFS transporter: MIVRPDAPTSHQETLIGSPPSTTEIPLPLNPSTEPVPVTRRRPRGRLWWWGVVVGAGIVSGLTAPGQTAGLSPLVDPLITTLDITRTEISTAYLIGTLAGAVALPFIGRALDRWGARSVMMIVGVVFALLLAAASFVTDIFGLTGAYAGLRMAGQGALSLTAVTIVARTVTHRSGLALGITSAIGSAGISLAPLGVERLVAASDVATTWRIESLAVLAIVLPISLLLPRDAPGRKGSERPTEAPAEGWDLRPALRTGMFWVLTGAIFCTGMLTTALAFHQISILGQQGFSTVEAAANFAYQTITALLATLAVGSLADRIDPRWGVVFSMAMMAGTLLFLPFVESGVLGILYGLMLGAAGGGLRGIEAAAFVRYYGRRRIGTIRGVATSIGLASTALGPLVFALGFGATGSYIETALVSALLPLGILIAAIVVRAPVASSAPVD; the protein is encoded by the coding sequence ATGATCGTCCGTCCCGACGCACCCACCTCGCATCAGGAGACCCTCATCGGCAGTCCGCCCAGCACGACAGAGATCCCGCTGCCGCTGAACCCCTCGACCGAGCCCGTGCCGGTCACCCGACGTCGGCCGCGCGGTCGACTGTGGTGGTGGGGAGTCGTTGTCGGGGCCGGGATCGTCTCCGGGCTCACAGCTCCCGGCCAGACCGCGGGCCTCAGCCCGCTCGTCGACCCGCTCATCACAACGCTCGACATCACCCGCACCGAGATCAGTACGGCGTACCTCATCGGCACTCTGGCCGGCGCGGTGGCGCTGCCGTTCATCGGCCGCGCCCTCGACCGCTGGGGCGCCCGCTCGGTCATGATGATCGTCGGCGTGGTCTTCGCGCTCCTCCTCGCCGCGGCGAGCTTCGTCACCGACATCTTCGGCCTCACGGGCGCCTACGCAGGGTTGCGCATGGCGGGCCAGGGGGCTCTCTCCCTCACGGCGGTCACGATCGTCGCCCGCACAGTCACCCACCGGTCTGGCCTCGCGCTCGGCATCACGAGCGCGATCGGCTCTGCCGGCATCTCGCTCGCGCCCCTCGGCGTCGAGCGGCTCGTCGCCGCGAGCGATGTCGCGACGACGTGGCGCATCGAATCGCTCGCGGTGCTCGCGATCGTGCTGCCGATCTCGCTGCTGCTCCCCCGCGACGCCCCGGGGCGGAAGGGCTCCGAGCGGCCCACCGAGGCCCCCGCCGAGGGCTGGGATCTTCGGCCGGCCCTGCGCACCGGCATGTTCTGGGTGCTCACAGGCGCGATCTTCTGCACCGGGATGCTCACCACGGCACTCGCGTTCCACCAGATCTCCATCCTCGGGCAGCAGGGCTTCTCGACCGTCGAAGCGGCCGCAAACTTCGCGTACCAGACCATCACGGCCCTACTCGCGACGCTCGCCGTCGGCTCTCTCGCCGACCGCATCGACCCGCGCTGGGGGGTCGTGTTCTCGATGGCGATGATGGCGGGCACGCTCCTCTTCCTTCCCTTCGTGGAGAGCGGTGTGCTCGGCATCCTCTACGGGCTCATGCTCGGCGCCGCCGGCGGCGGGCTGCGGGGCATCGAGGCCGCGGCCTTCGTGCGCTACTACGGTCGTCGTCGCATCGGAACGATCCGCGGGGTCGCGACCTCGATCGGTCTCGCCTCGACGGCGCTCGGCCCTCTCGTCTTCGCGCTCGGCTTCGGGGCCACGGGCAGCTACATCGAGACCGCTCTCGTCTCCGCGCTCCTGCCGCTCGGCATTCTCATCGCGGCGATCGTCGTGCGTGCTCCCGTCGCGTCGTCGGCTCCGGTTGACTAG
- a CDS encoding type III polyketide synthase, whose product MARILSVAPALPDHEHAQEEITAALAAGMTEDDRTRSVMERIHASSGIRTRHLALPLDEYRGLGGFTETNELFVEHALPLAQRAVRVALEEAGVGVDDVDHLFFTTVTGLGAPSLDALLATSMGFRSDLRRVPSFGLGCVAGAAGIARVADYLAGHTEGVALLVSVELCSLTLQWDDHSMANVVGTGIFGDGAAAVVMVGDEHALATGRSTALPRVVGSRSALYPDSAEMIGWQIGSAGFRLMLAAGVPALIGGHFAAGVDELLAERGWQRDDIDVWIAHPGGPRVLESFADSLELAPAALDISWGVMERTGNMSSAAVLHVLAAVGERPAGDRALLFALGPGVTAELVLLEWS is encoded by the coding sequence ATGGCGCGCATCCTCTCCGTGGCCCCAGCGCTGCCGGATCACGAGCACGCCCAGGAGGAGATCACGGCGGCGCTCGCCGCGGGGATGACCGAGGACGACCGCACGCGCTCGGTCATGGAGCGCATCCATGCCTCGAGCGGCATCCGCACCCGGCACCTCGCTCTGCCGCTCGACGAGTACCGGGGCCTGGGCGGCTTCACCGAGACCAACGAGCTCTTCGTCGAGCACGCCCTGCCGCTCGCGCAGCGCGCTGTGCGGGTCGCCCTCGAGGAGGCGGGTGTGGGCGTCGACGACGTCGACCACCTGTTCTTCACGACCGTGACGGGGCTCGGCGCCCCCTCCCTCGACGCGCTCCTGGCGACGAGCATGGGCTTTCGCTCCGACCTGCGGCGGGTGCCGAGCTTCGGGCTCGGCTGCGTGGCGGGAGCCGCGGGCATCGCGCGCGTCGCCGACTACCTGGCCGGCCACACCGAGGGAGTCGCCCTGCTCGTGAGCGTCGAGCTGTGCTCGCTCACCCTGCAGTGGGACGACCACTCGATGGCGAACGTCGTCGGCACCGGCATCTTCGGCGACGGCGCGGCGGCCGTCGTCATGGTCGGCGACGAGCATGCCCTCGCGACCGGGCGCAGCACCGCGCTGCCGCGCGTCGTCGGCAGCCGCAGCGCCCTCTACCCCGACAGCGCCGAGATGATCGGCTGGCAGATCGGCAGCGCGGGCTTTCGCCTCATGCTCGCGGCGGGCGTGCCCGCGCTCATCGGCGGCCACTTCGCGGCCGGCGTCGACGAACTGCTCGCCGAGCGGGGCTGGCAGCGCGACGACATCGACGTGTGGATCGCCCACCCGGGCGGGCCCCGCGTGCTCGAGTCGTTCGCAGACTCCCTCGAGCTCGCGCCCGCGGCGCTCGACATCAGCTGGGGTGTCATGGAGCGCACGGGCAACATGTCGTCGGCGGCCGTACTGCACGTGCTCGCGGCCGTCGGAGAGCGGCCCGCCGGAGACCGCGCCCTTCTCTTCGCCCTGGGCCCCGGGGTCACCGCCGAGCTCGTGCTGCTGGAGTGGTCGTGA
- a CDS encoding isoprenylcysteine carboxyl methyltransferase family protein — MSVVLYVGLVLLTGIERLVELVISKRHAALAFSRGGVEHGLGHFPAMVVLHTGLLLACIAEVVLLDRPFLGAVGWPMLVIALLCQAGRYWVIWALGEQWNTRVIVVPGATRVTRGPYRWPWLRHPNYWIVAIEGIALPLVHSAWITALVFTVLNAILLLGFRIPTENRALAALRES, encoded by the coding sequence GTGAGCGTCGTCCTGTACGTCGGCCTGGTGCTTCTCACCGGCATCGAGCGCCTCGTCGAGCTCGTCATCTCGAAGCGCCATGCGGCCCTCGCCTTCTCGCGCGGCGGCGTCGAGCACGGTCTCGGACACTTTCCCGCCATGGTCGTGCTGCACACGGGGCTCCTCCTCGCGTGCATCGCCGAAGTCGTGCTCCTCGACCGCCCGTTCCTCGGCGCGGTCGGCTGGCCCATGCTCGTCATCGCCCTGCTGTGCCAAGCCGGCCGCTACTGGGTCATCTGGGCGCTCGGCGAGCAGTGGAACACGCGCGTCATCGTCGTGCCCGGCGCGACCCGCGTGACGCGCGGGCCGTACCGCTGGCCGTGGCTGCGACACCCCAACTACTGGATCGTCGCGATCGAGGGCATCGCGCTGCCTCTCGTGCACTCCGCGTGGATCACGGCGCTCGTCTTCACGGTGCTCAACGCGATCCTGCTCCTGGGCTTCCGCATCCCCACCGAGAACCGCGCGCTCGCCGCTCTGCGCGAGAGCTGA
- a CDS encoding NAD(P)/FAD-dependent oxidoreductase has translation MHADLAIVGGGPVGLALALEVHARGLTPVVLEPREGPIDKACGEGLMPGALAALGTLGVDPVGHPIAGIRYRDARREVAHRFAGAPGRGVRRLVLHAALRERVEAAGIEVRAEKAEEIAQDDAGVTVNGMRARWLAGADGLHSRVRELAGLQSRAPRGRSRAPRFGLRRHYSIAPWSDLVEVTYLDDAELYVTPVDERTVGVAVLGGKPADLDATIARAPELRARLDGAAPASELRGAGALRQRSTARTAGRIALVGDASGYVDALTGEGLRVGFAQASVLADRLAADDLPGYERAWARATRDFRVLTAGLLAAATSPARGLIVPTAARLPSVFGAVVERLAR, from the coding sequence ATGCACGCCGACCTCGCGATCGTCGGCGGCGGGCCGGTGGGCCTCGCGCTCGCGCTCGAGGTGCACGCGCGCGGCCTCACGCCGGTCGTGCTCGAGCCGCGGGAGGGTCCGATCGACAAGGCCTGCGGCGAGGGGCTCATGCCGGGAGCGCTCGCGGCCCTCGGCACGCTCGGCGTCGACCCGGTGGGGCACCCGATCGCGGGCATCCGGTATCGGGATGCGCGCCGGGAGGTCGCCCACCGCTTCGCGGGCGCCCCCGGTCGCGGAGTGCGCCGGCTCGTGCTGCACGCGGCACTGCGCGAGCGCGTCGAGGCGGCGGGCATCGAGGTGCGTGCCGAGAAGGCGGAGGAGATCGCGCAGGACGACGCGGGAGTGACGGTGAACGGGATGCGCGCCCGCTGGCTCGCGGGGGCCGACGGCCTGCACTCCCGCGTGCGCGAGCTCGCCGGCCTGCAGTCGCGTGCGCCTCGGGGGCGTTCGCGTGCACCGCGCTTCGGGCTGCGGCGCCACTACTCGATCGCCCCGTGGAGCGACCTCGTCGAGGTCACCTACCTCGACGACGCCGAGCTGTACGTGACGCCCGTCGACGAGCGCACCGTGGGCGTCGCGGTGCTGGGCGGGAAGCCCGCCGACCTCGACGCGACGATCGCGCGGGCGCCGGAGCTGCGCGCGCGACTGGACGGGGCCGCCCCGGCGAGCGAGCTGCGCGGGGCGGGAGCGCTGCGGCAGCGCAGCACGGCGCGCACGGCGGGGCGCATCGCGCTCGTGGGCGACGCCTCGGGCTACGTCGACGCGCTCACCGGGGAGGGCCTGCGCGTCGGCTTCGCGCAGGCGAGCGTGCTCGCCGACCGGCTCGCCGCCGACGACCTGCCCGGCTACGAGCGGGCGTGGGCGCGCGCGACGCGCGACTTCCGCGTGCTCACCGCGGGCCTGCTCGCGGCGGCGACGTCACCGGCGCGCGGCCTGATCGTGCCGACGGCCGCGCGCCTGCCCAGCGTCTTCGGCGCGGTCGTGGAGCGTCTCGCGCGCTGA
- a CDS encoding HAD hydrolase-like protein, with translation MPHYSAILLDLDGTVTDSAPGITDTLAWTFTQLGMPVPPPEELLRYVGPPLLDSFRDRAGLTLEQRERALEVYRERYLDRGAYDSTLYLGMGLLVRDIAEAGIPLSLATSKPETPATLMLEHFTIAEHFDIITGASEDEVRSAKADVVAEALVRLRAMDADLSRPVMIGDRIHDIEGAAVHGIPTIAVTWGYGDDEEHQHARAIAHDVEELRALLGL, from the coding sequence ATGCCCCACTACTCGGCGATCCTGCTCGATCTCGACGGCACGGTCACCGACTCCGCCCCCGGCATCACCGACACGCTCGCGTGGACCTTCACCCAGCTCGGGATGCCCGTGCCCCCGCCCGAGGAGCTCCTCCGGTACGTCGGCCCACCGTTGCTCGACTCGTTCCGCGACCGCGCCGGCCTGACCCTCGAGCAGCGCGAGCGTGCCCTCGAGGTGTACCGCGAGCGCTACCTCGACCGCGGCGCCTACGACTCGACCCTCTACCTCGGCATGGGGCTGCTCGTGCGCGACATCGCCGAGGCGGGCATCCCGCTCAGTCTCGCGACCTCGAAGCCGGAGACTCCCGCGACGCTCATGCTCGAGCACTTCACGATCGCCGAGCATTTCGACATCATCACGGGCGCCTCCGAGGACGAGGTGCGCAGCGCGAAGGCCGACGTCGTGGCCGAGGCGCTCGTGCGACTGCGGGCCATGGATGCCGACCTCAGCCGCCCCGTCATGATCGGCGATCGCATCCACGACATCGAGGGGGCCGCGGTGCACGGCATCCCGACGATCGCCGTGACGTGGGGCTACGGCGACGACGAGGAGCACCAGCACGCCCGCGCGATCGCCCACGACGTGGAGGAGCTGCGCGCCCTGCTCGGCCTCTGA